A genome region from Fervidobacterium changbaicum includes the following:
- a CDS encoding DDE-type integrase/transposase/recombinase, with the protein MQNSVVSCPKCGSTNIYKNGHDKYGNQQYFCKDCKRTFRLVHSKKHKLFSFPYPKCPVCGKTMQIHKIKKAFVKFRCRSCHTRDEIPTNLPQFVPLPFDSFKFFRFPIFIVLKAFVLYFKAVSLRSIRDSLNIKVSHVAIYKWILKLSCFFSILVPVDAFKVHGDETVVLFKSKKYYVWFLVEHDSNLIVAWHVSKYRDMGQVKILLEKFFGNNERTIELITDGLGAYGAVKILYKNINHIVVRLGQNNQCESKFSLFQDFVRAKRGFKNIDNLPMYVNSFCVVRNLLKLNNNDIARVICVLLSSITTS; encoded by the coding sequence ATGCAAAATTCTGTAGTCTCTTGCCCCAAATGCGGCTCTACCAACATCTACAAAAACGGTCATGATAAGTACGGTAACCAACAATACTTTTGCAAAGACTGTAAGCGCACTTTCAGACTTGTTCATTCAAAAAAACACAAGCTCTTCTCTTTCCCTTATCCTAAATGCCCTGTCTGTGGAAAAACTATGCAAATCCACAAAATCAAAAAAGCCTTCGTTAAGTTCCGTTGCCGTTCTTGCCATACCAGAGACGAAATCCCAACTAACTTACCTCAATTTGTCCCTCTTCCTTTCGACTCTTTCAAGTTCTTCCGCTTCCCTATCTTTATTGTCCTTAAAGCCTTCGTCCTTTATTTCAAAGCTGTGTCCTTGCGTTCCATCAGAGACTCACTTAATATCAAAGTCTCTCATGTCGCTATCTACAAGTGGATCCTTAAGTTGTCTTGTTTCTTTTCCATCCTCGTTCCTGTAGATGCTTTCAAAGTCCATGGTGATGAAACTGTCGTTTTGTTTAAATCCAAAAAGTACTACGTTTGGTTCTTAGTTGAGCACGATTCGAATCTTATTGTTGCTTGGCATGTATCCAAATATCGCGATATGGGTCAAGTGAAGATATTGTTAGAGAAGTTCTTTGGTAACAACGAAAGAACAATCGAACTAATTACAGATGGACTTGGTGCATATGGTGCAGTGAAGATACTATACAAGAATATCAATCATATTGTTGTGAGACTTGGGCAAAACAATCAATGTGAATCGAAGTTTTCGTTATTCCAAGACTTTGTACGAGCCAAGCGTGGATTTAAGAATATTGACAATCTTCCAATGTACGTGAACAGCTTTTGTGTAGTGAGAAATCTCTTGAAACTGAACAACAATGATATTGCGCGTGTTATCTGTGTTCTATTGTCTTCCATCACTACAAGTTAA
- a CDS encoding glucose-1-phosphate adenylyltransferase, with protein MTNVVALILAGGQGTRLGVLTEKIPKPAVQFGGKYRIIDFTLSNCVNSGIYRVGVLAQYRPHLLNKHIGIGKPWDLDRKGGGVTILQPYSTLTESVWYKGTADAVYQNIEFVDEFSPEYVVVLSGDHIYSMDYSEFVYYHVSKGALATIACMEVPISEAHRFGIMVTDIDYKIVDFQEKPKQPKSNLASLGIYVFSWEFIKQALIEDAKDESSEHDFGKNVIPKILSTGRVYAFPFEGYWQDVGTIMSYWETNLELVRPIPPFNIHDPNWRIYTRSEEMQPAYISPTGEVRNSIVSEGCEIYGLVENSILSQGVTVGENSVIRNSVIMTKVEIGDNVIIEDAIIAENTIIKNGCKIGIGEFAESKYDKKVYNSHITVVGMDTVIEEDCEFGKNVVIGNDRLIPKGTKIESGGYFF; from the coding sequence ATGACAAATGTTGTAGCATTAATACTCGCCGGTGGACAAGGCACAAGACTGGGAGTACTGACAGAGAAAATACCGAAACCTGCGGTTCAATTCGGAGGGAAATACAGAATAATAGATTTTACACTCAGTAACTGCGTTAATTCCGGAATTTACAGGGTGGGTGTCCTTGCTCAGTACAGGCCACACCTTTTAAACAAGCACATTGGCATAGGAAAACCTTGGGATTTGGACAGAAAGGGTGGCGGGGTGACTATACTCCAGCCATATTCAACACTGACAGAGAGCGTCTGGTACAAAGGAACAGCGGACGCGGTTTATCAGAACATAGAATTTGTTGACGAATTCTCGCCCGAATACGTTGTCGTTCTTTCAGGTGACCATATATACTCAATGGATTACAGTGAGTTCGTTTACTACCACGTCTCAAAGGGTGCACTTGCAACGATAGCGTGTATGGAAGTGCCTATATCAGAAGCACATAGATTTGGTATAATGGTAACTGATATAGATTACAAAATCGTTGATTTCCAGGAAAAGCCAAAGCAACCGAAATCCAACCTTGCTTCGCTTGGCATTTACGTGTTCAGTTGGGAGTTCATAAAGCAGGCACTTATTGAAGACGCGAAAGATGAATCGAGTGAGCACGATTTTGGTAAGAACGTAATTCCGAAGATACTGTCAACCGGGCGTGTCTACGCCTTCCCATTTGAGGGCTACTGGCAAGATGTTGGAACGATAATGTCTTACTGGGAGACAAACTTAGAGCTTGTAAGGCCTATCCCGCCGTTCAACATCCATGATCCGAATTGGAGAATCTATACAAGGTCTGAGGAGATGCAACCAGCGTACATATCCCCAACTGGAGAAGTGAGGAACTCTATTGTCAGTGAGGGTTGCGAGATATACGGGCTGGTCGAGAACAGCATCCTTTCTCAAGGTGTAACAGTCGGCGAAAATAGTGTTATCAGAAACAGCGTGATAATGACAAAAGTCGAGATTGGCGATAATGTCATAATAGAGGATGCAATCATCGCCGAAAACACGATCATCAAAAATGGTTGCAAAATAGGGATTGGTGAATTTGCCGAAAGCAAGTACGACAAAAAGGTCTACAATTCCCACATAACCGTTGTCGGAATGGACACAGTAATCGAAGAAGACTGCGAATTCGGTAAAAATGTCGTTATCGGCAACGACAGGCTCATTCCAAAGGGCACGAAGATAGAGAGTGGAGGTTACTTCTTCTGA
- the alaS gene encoding alanine--tRNA ligase yields the protein MKYMTSDEIREAFLSFFESKGHKRLPSASLIPDDPQLMFTVAGMVPFKPIFWGKVEPVYTRVTTCQKCVRTNDIENVGRTPRHHTFFEMLGNFSFGDYFKKEAIEWAWEFVTKVLEMPEEKLWVTIYEYDDEAFEIWRAIGIPEHKIIRMGKEDNFWGPAGPTGPCGPCSEIHYDTGLEVPVKDGGIPTPANTDGRFIEIWNLVFTEFYQDEEGKLHPLPRKNIDTGAGLERISAMMQGVLWNFDTDLFAPIIERIQNVLSVKYKEDPKKDVSIRVIADHVRAVTFMIADGVLPSNEGRGYVLRRVLRRALRHGVLLGAKEPFLYKIVESVVQKMGHIYPEILEKRSFVENIVKAEELKFISNLSRGLELVQKIIETKGKITAEDAFKLYDTYGFPIDILRDIAQENNYELDEKGFEAYLEQQRERSRKAQGEVEFAQKTGYETLDVETVFVGYDTMESEGTVLKIKKDGEFVDNVESSEPILCEIVLDVTPFYAEKGGQVSDKGTITWEHGKFEVEYVYNPVEGIIVHRGKLTGKLSVGTKVLSKVAPIRKWTMKNHTATHLLHAALRRVLGNHVRQAGSLVEPERLRFDFTHYQALTKEQIQEIENLVNEVILSAIPVVTEVKSYDEAVKEGAIALFEEKYGDYVRVVKVGDFSEELCGGTHVKNTGEIGLFKIVSESAVSAGVRRIEAITGFSSLAYVRRQDEILDSLKEKLEAPVSELLLKVERLIEEKKTLERELANLKKRLVNPDAIASNVKTWNNVNYVASTLEEIDPEVLKELTDEVSEKIKGLVLLISKLGEKVVFTVKVPKELTTEYHAGNIAKVVAKILGGGGGGSPTFAQAGGKIAQNIPEAIETFEKIIRKEVQ from the coding sequence ATGAAATACATGACCAGTGATGAAATAAGAGAAGCGTTTTTATCTTTTTTTGAGAGCAAGGGGCACAAACGATTGCCGAGTGCTTCGCTTATACCTGATGACCCGCAACTCATGTTTACCGTTGCAGGTATGGTGCCTTTTAAACCCATCTTTTGGGGTAAGGTTGAGCCTGTGTACACACGGGTTACAACCTGCCAAAAATGTGTTCGAACGAACGACATAGAGAACGTTGGTAGAACACCGAGGCACCACACCTTTTTTGAAATGCTCGGTAACTTTTCCTTCGGCGACTACTTCAAAAAAGAAGCGATCGAATGGGCTTGGGAATTTGTCACAAAAGTACTTGAAATGCCAGAAGAAAAACTGTGGGTAACGATTTACGAGTACGATGATGAAGCCTTTGAGATCTGGAGAGCCATCGGTATCCCTGAGCACAAGATAATTAGAATGGGAAAAGAAGACAACTTCTGGGGTCCAGCTGGTCCAACAGGTCCGTGTGGTCCGTGTTCTGAAATCCATTACGACACAGGCCTTGAAGTACCGGTCAAGGATGGGGGTATTCCAACCCCAGCCAACACCGATGGCAGATTCATCGAGATTTGGAATTTAGTTTTTACCGAATTCTATCAAGACGAAGAAGGCAAATTGCACCCACTTCCAAGAAAGAACATAGACACCGGAGCAGGTCTTGAAAGAATATCAGCGATGATGCAAGGAGTGCTCTGGAACTTCGATACAGACCTCTTTGCACCGATCATCGAAAGAATCCAAAACGTGCTCAGTGTCAAATACAAAGAAGATCCAAAAAAGGACGTTTCGATAAGAGTTATCGCCGACCACGTACGAGCGGTCACGTTCATGATAGCCGATGGAGTCCTTCCGTCTAACGAGGGAAGAGGCTACGTTTTAAGACGCGTGCTGAGACGAGCTTTAAGACACGGGGTATTGCTTGGTGCAAAAGAGCCATTCCTCTACAAGATAGTTGAAAGCGTTGTTCAGAAGATGGGCCATATCTATCCCGAGATCTTAGAAAAACGCAGCTTTGTTGAAAACATAGTCAAAGCAGAAGAACTTAAGTTCATCTCCAACCTCTCAAGAGGTCTCGAACTTGTCCAGAAGATCATCGAAACAAAGGGTAAGATAACCGCGGAGGATGCATTCAAACTGTATGACACGTACGGATTCCCGATAGACATACTGCGCGACATAGCCCAAGAAAACAACTACGAACTCGACGAAAAAGGCTTTGAAGCATACCTTGAGCAGCAACGCGAAAGGTCAAGAAAAGCGCAGGGCGAAGTCGAATTTGCACAAAAAACCGGATACGAAACACTCGACGTAGAGACCGTATTTGTAGGTTACGACACGATGGAATCTGAAGGTACCGTGCTGAAGATCAAAAAAGATGGTGAATTCGTTGATAACGTAGAATCTTCAGAACCGATCCTGTGCGAAATTGTCTTGGACGTCACGCCGTTCTATGCGGAAAAGGGTGGCCAAGTTTCAGATAAAGGAACAATTACATGGGAGCATGGAAAATTCGAAGTTGAGTACGTCTACAACCCAGTAGAAGGTATAATTGTTCACAGAGGAAAACTAACAGGAAAACTCAGCGTTGGAACGAAAGTACTTTCAAAAGTCGCCCCAATTAGAAAATGGACGATGAAAAACCACACAGCCACACACTTACTCCATGCTGCACTGAGAAGAGTACTGGGCAACCATGTGCGCCAAGCTGGTTCACTTGTAGAACCCGAAAGACTGAGATTTGACTTCACCCACTACCAAGCACTCACGAAAGAGCAGATACAGGAAATAGAAAACCTAGTAAACGAAGTCATACTCAGCGCGATTCCTGTTGTTACCGAAGTAAAGAGCTACGATGAAGCGGTCAAAGAAGGTGCAATTGCGCTCTTTGAGGAAAAGTACGGAGATTACGTAAGGGTTGTAAAAGTTGGTGACTTCAGCGAAGAACTCTGTGGTGGAACCCATGTCAAGAACACGGGCGAAATCGGTTTGTTCAAAATAGTGTCAGAAAGCGCAGTAAGTGCAGGTGTTAGAAGGATAGAAGCGATAACGGGCTTCAGTTCACTTGCATACGTACGCAGGCAAGATGAGATATTGGACAGCCTCAAAGAAAAACTCGAAGCCCCAGTTAGTGAACTTCTTTTGAAAGTTGAAAGACTCATAGAAGAGAAAAAGACACTAGAGCGCGAACTTGCAAACTTGAAAAAACGCCTTGTTAACCCAGATGCTATCGCGAGCAACGTAAAAACTTGGAACAACGTGAACTACGTGGCTAGTACTCTTGAAGAGATCGACCCTGAGGTTTTGAAAGAGCTTACAGACGAAGTTTCTGAAAAAATCAAAGGTTTGGTGTTACTCATCTCCAAACTCGGTGAAAAGGTCGTCTTCACTGTAAAAGTTCCAAAAGAGCTGACCACTGAGTACCATGCTGGAAACATCGCGAAAGTCGTGGCCAAAATCCTCGGTGGTGGTGGAGGCGGAAGTCCGACGTTCGCACAAGCAGGAGGAAAGATTGCTCAGAACATCCCGGAAGCAATAGAAACATTTGAAAAGATAATAAGAAAGGAAGTGCAGTGA
- a CDS encoding phosphatidate cytidylyltransferase produces MQDQGTGKNSVGDNSLKRETIQRVISAFIVAPFVVFCFVSYPSLVGLVATIVLISSGEFFFTTLKKHDPWLSIIYTALVTTYPVLYGAAFPNNPMELLAVVFIVGSVFALSRVKNREIITEVYFAYSVALLYISFLLSFFIPLYAKYGAAMSLLTLTLSWSYDSFAYAFGMTMGKHKFGSYYSPNKSWEGFYGGIFGTFVYILIYQFVTNTVLKSNIHMNPLLALALAVITGVFDTFGDIFESSIKRHYGVKHMGNLMPGHGGMLDRIDGLLFITPVIYIVLNLFY; encoded by the coding sequence ATGCAAGACCAAGGCACAGGCAAAAATTCAGTTGGGGATAACTCACTGAAGAGAGAAACTATCCAACGGGTAATAAGTGCTTTTATAGTTGCTCCTTTTGTCGTATTTTGTTTTGTCTCCTATCCCAGCTTAGTTGGACTTGTTGCAACTATCGTCTTGATCAGCTCTGGTGAGTTTTTTTTCACAACGTTGAAAAAACATGATCCGTGGCTATCAATAATCTACACAGCATTGGTAACAACTTACCCAGTTCTTTACGGTGCCGCGTTCCCCAACAACCCGATGGAACTGTTAGCCGTTGTCTTCATAGTGGGTTCAGTATTTGCACTCAGTAGGGTGAAAAACAGAGAGATAATAACAGAAGTGTACTTTGCTTACTCGGTGGCATTGCTTTACATAAGCTTCTTACTTTCGTTCTTTATCCCATTGTACGCGAAGTACGGTGCAGCGATGTCTTTGCTTACGCTCACACTTTCCTGGTCTTACGACAGCTTTGCTTACGCATTTGGTATGACGATGGGCAAGCACAAATTCGGCAGCTATTACAGCCCCAACAAAAGCTGGGAAGGTTTCTACGGTGGTATATTTGGAACGTTCGTCTACATATTGATATACCAATTTGTTACAAACACTGTCCTTAAGTCGAATATACATATGAATCCACTACTGGCACTTGCTTTGGCCGTTATAACCGGTGTCTTTGACACGTTCGGTGACATTTTTGAATCGTCGATAAAAAGGCACTACGGAGTTAAGCATATGGGAAATCTCATGCCAGGCCACGGTGGCATGCTCGATAGAATCGATGGATTGTTGTTCATAACACCTGTTATTTACATTGTTCTTAACCTATTCTACTAA
- a CDS encoding 2-C-methyl-D-erythritol 2,4-cyclodiphosphate synthase — translation MQTTTVNEKNIGKVVELVYEEKQEFYDELFGKNALKYIKEAFEYDIPPFIKKNCIVLEDQKGVRAVLLYATKAEFRHGYQRWFSVLGLKIIPVGAKMIYIIERILMDFSIDDLYVVSLAGEFKEQLLYRFIKSSRYKKIIVDTLNSDLYERFSFGEEKPIHAKLKRFSKFCDYHTLTGIGWDTHPLVQGRKLILGGVQIDSQLGLHGHSDADVLCHALIDSLLGVTLKKDIGAVFPENDENKGRSSLEMLELVVQTVNKSGFFPSSADCVIISPIKLKDYREKISNRLENVLGCPVSIKFKTGNGVYPESEMKGITAMCVTNVDKV, via the coding sequence TTGCAGACAACTACTGTGAACGAGAAGAACATCGGCAAGGTAGTAGAACTCGTTTACGAAGAAAAGCAAGAGTTCTATGATGAACTTTTTGGTAAGAATGCATTGAAGTACATAAAAGAAGCATTTGAGTACGATATACCACCTTTCATAAAGAAGAACTGCATAGTTTTAGAAGATCAAAAAGGCGTAAGAGCTGTACTTTTGTACGCAACCAAAGCAGAATTTCGACACGGATACCAAAGGTGGTTCAGTGTTCTTGGACTAAAGATAATTCCTGTTGGAGCCAAGATGATCTACATCATAGAAAGAATATTGATGGATTTTTCCATCGATGATTTGTACGTTGTTTCATTGGCTGGAGAGTTTAAAGAACAGCTTTTATACAGGTTCATAAAATCAAGCAGGTATAAGAAAATCATTGTTGATACGCTGAATTCCGATTTATACGAGCGGTTCAGCTTTGGAGAAGAAAAGCCAATACATGCAAAACTGAAAAGGTTCTCGAAATTTTGTGACTACCACACATTAACCGGTATAGGTTGGGACACTCATCCGCTTGTCCAAGGCAGAAAATTAATACTCGGTGGAGTTCAAATAGATTCTCAACTTGGCCTTCACGGTCATTCCGATGCAGATGTGCTTTGCCATGCGCTTATCGACAGCCTACTTGGAGTGACTTTGAAAAAGGATATAGGTGCTGTATTCCCAGAAAACGACGAAAACAAAGGTCGGAGCAGTTTAGAGATGCTGGAATTAGTCGTGCAGACCGTTAACAAAAGCGGTTTCTTCCCATCATCTGCAGATTGTGTTATAATTTCACCGATTAAGTTGAAAGATTACAGGGAAAAGATATCGAATAGGCTCGAAAACGTCCTGGGTTGCCCGGTTTCGATAAAATTCAAAACTGGTAATGGTGTATACCCTGAATCCGAGATGAAGGGAATAACGGCAATGTGTGTGACAAATGTGGACAAGGTGTGA
- a CDS encoding rod shape-determining protein: protein MFARSDLGIDLGTANTLVYVRGKGIVINEPSVIAINVETNEIIKVGAEAKKMLGKTPSYIQAIRPLKDGVIADYDVALAMLTYFINKAQEKFSFFRPRVVIGVPYGVTEVESRALLTAGKEAGAKKVFLIEEPMASALGAGLPVEEPQGSMIIDIGGGTTEAAVISLGSIVTATSTRIAGDEFDEAIIQYVREIYRVTIGERTAERVKIEIGNVYPLKEFDELQTEIVGIELSSGLPKRLILTGGEIREAIRPTAMQIVETAKLTLEKTPPELVADITERGIVISGGGSLLRGMAELLSKETGIKVYQADDPLSCVAKGAGLVLDKIDILARLKSVE from the coding sequence ATGTTTGCTAGGTCGGATCTGGGAATAGACCTTGGAACGGCTAACACACTTGTCTACGTACGTGGCAAGGGTATAGTAATTAACGAACCATCCGTCATCGCAATCAACGTCGAGACAAACGAAATAATAAAGGTCGGAGCCGAAGCCAAGAAGATGCTTGGCAAAACACCGTCTTACATCCAAGCGATAAGGCCACTAAAAGACGGCGTCATCGCAGACTACGACGTAGCACTTGCCATGCTTACGTACTTCATAAACAAAGCGCAGGAAAAGTTCTCATTCTTCCGCCCAAGAGTAGTCATAGGCGTTCCGTACGGTGTGACCGAAGTCGAAAGCCGTGCACTGCTCACAGCTGGAAAAGAAGCGGGAGCCAAGAAAGTCTTCCTCATAGAAGAACCTATGGCCAGTGCATTGGGTGCCGGGCTTCCGGTTGAAGAACCTCAGGGTAGCATGATAATAGATATCGGTGGTGGAACGACCGAAGCTGCGGTTATTTCGCTTGGTTCCATAGTCACCGCTACATCGACAAGAATTGCTGGTGATGAATTTGACGAAGCGATAATACAGTACGTTAGGGAAATATACAGGGTCACGATAGGCGAGAGAACGGCCGAACGAGTGAAGATAGAGATCGGAAACGTGTACCCACTCAAAGAATTCGACGAGCTCCAGACTGAAATTGTTGGAATTGAATTGTCGTCAGGGCTACCGAAGAGACTGATACTGACTGGAGGCGAGATCAGAGAAGCGATTCGTCCAACGGCTATGCAGATAGTTGAAACAGCGAAGCTAACACTTGAAAAGACGCCTCCAGAACTTGTTGCAGATATCACCGAAAGAGGAATCGTTATTTCTGGTGGTGGTTCCTTACTTAGGGGCATGGCTGAACTTTTGTCAAAAGAGACGGGCATAAAGGTCTATCAAGCAGACGACCCGCTTAGCTGTGTGGCAAAAGGTGCAGGGTTGGTACTTGACAAAATCGACATACTGGCGAGGCTGAAGAGTGTAGAATGA
- the frr gene encoding ribosome recycling factor has product MVNSFLKQAEEKMKKSVEKIAEELKHLRTGRATPAVLEEIKVDYYGVPTPVLQVAQVTTEERQLIVKPWERNLLSAIEKAILASDLGLTPVNDGNVVRINFPTPTTEQRQKWVKKAKEIVEEGKIAVRNIRRDILKEVKDAKKDGKISEDDEKRLEKEIQNVTDKYIAELDKLFEKKEKEIMEF; this is encoded by the coding sequence ATGGTGAACAGCTTTCTGAAACAAGCGGAAGAAAAGATGAAAAAATCTGTCGAGAAAATCGCCGAAGAACTCAAACATCTGAGGACAGGAAGGGCCACACCAGCTGTCCTTGAAGAAATAAAAGTCGACTACTACGGCGTTCCAACTCCCGTTCTCCAAGTTGCTCAGGTAACAACTGAAGAAAGACAGCTCATAGTCAAACCTTGGGAAAGGAACCTATTATCGGCAATAGAAAAAGCAATACTTGCCAGCGACCTTGGACTTACCCCAGTGAACGATGGGAACGTTGTAAGAATCAACTTCCCAACGCCGACAACAGAGCAAAGACAGAAATGGGTTAAGAAGGCAAAAGAAATCGTAGAAGAAGGAAAAATAGCGGTCAGGAACATCAGACGTGACATATTGAAGGAAGTAAAAGATGCAAAGAAGGATGGGAAGATTTCCGAAGATGATGAAAAAAGACTTGAAAAAGAAATACAAAATGTCACTGACAAATACATAGCAGAACTCGATAAACTATTCGAGAAGAAAGAAAAGGAGATAATGGAATTTTGA
- the uppS gene encoding polyprenyl diphosphate synthase, with translation MVSENQSQVHSLTHIAFIMDGNGRWAKKQGKPRTYGHYVGAYKIEDVVRWCAERGVKYATFYAFSTENWKRPPEEVNFILGLLVEKVGEFYERMAKEHVRLRFIGRINELPEPVKEKCIEYEEKTKQFDRIQAILALNYGGRAEMVDAVKKIVAAGINPEDITDETIRQHLYAPDIPDPDLIVRTSGEMRLSNFLIWQGAYSELYFSDLLWPEFTEQELDKAIESYKRRERRFGGIKG, from the coding sequence ATGGTAAGCGAAAACCAAAGCCAAGTTCACTCTTTAACCCACATCGCATTCATAATGGACGGAAATGGAAGATGGGCAAAAAAACAAGGCAAGCCACGCACATACGGGCATTACGTTGGTGCATATAAAATAGAGGATGTTGTCCGATGGTGCGCCGAACGTGGCGTAAAGTACGCCACTTTCTACGCATTTTCAACAGAAAACTGGAAACGTCCGCCAGAAGAGGTCAATTTTATCCTTGGCTTGCTTGTTGAAAAAGTAGGCGAGTTCTACGAACGCATGGCGAAAGAGCATGTCAGACTGCGTTTCATAGGTAGAATCAACGAATTACCAGAACCGGTAAAAGAAAAGTGTATTGAGTACGAAGAAAAGACAAAACAGTTTGATAGAATACAGGCAATACTTGCTTTGAACTACGGTGGTCGGGCGGAAATGGTGGATGCTGTGAAGAAGATAGTAGCAGCTGGAATTAATCCTGAGGATATAACCGACGAGACCATTAGACAGCACCTTTACGCACCGGACATCCCTGACCCAGACCTTATAGTCAGAACTTCTGGTGAAATGAGACTCAGCAACTTTTTGATATGGCAGGGTGCGTACAGCGAGCTATACTTTAGCGACCTACTATGGCCAGAATTCACTGAACAGGAACTTGACAAAGCGATCGAATCTTACAAGCGTCGTGAAAGACGCTTTGGGGGGATAAAGGGTTAA
- a CDS encoding DUF4899 domain-containing protein, producing the protein MDLYFIKVRARSKGTAEEIVGYFFGKTNGAPDFDFLVVPLRYSEVVDNITLDEDLREFKEKLDKAKQKVKEIPGVYDVTIAFIAYLNNMMNRRGKIPLGIEFSTAIKENDTEVLRVIISDLLEEWSPKMEVFVKAQGLLLEEYSAYTFLSMQEDFSDENVAKVYTRPDVADLPEVFPVIDPINGTSIVQFDVGDKIPVVILNPGKYEKQIREKFPNFDKDKLSIEATILSKELVRVKGGNLYLVKVELDEGLIAKGLVSPALKILSDEAYFEKRRRQRVVEQKEPTEKYPKTIKVEIPSTTGSELLISLMTTLLITGALLIIIYLFAK; encoded by the coding sequence GTGGACCTTTATTTCATAAAAGTGCGGGCGAGAAGCAAAGGAACAGCTGAAGAGATAGTTGGATACTTCTTTGGCAAAACCAACGGTGCACCAGACTTCGACTTTCTGGTCGTTCCTTTGCGCTATTCTGAAGTGGTGGATAATATAACCTTAGATGAAGACCTGAGGGAATTCAAAGAAAAACTTGACAAGGCAAAGCAAAAAGTAAAGGAAATACCGGGCGTCTACGACGTCACAATAGCATTTATCGCTTACCTTAACAACATGATGAATCGTCGCGGTAAGATACCTTTGGGCATAGAGTTTTCAACAGCTATAAAGGAGAACGACACCGAAGTTCTTAGAGTTATCATCTCAGACCTACTCGAGGAATGGAGCCCGAAGATGGAGGTCTTTGTCAAAGCCCAGGGGCTGCTCTTGGAAGAATATTCCGCGTACACGTTTCTTTCAATGCAAGAAGATTTTTCCGATGAAAATGTTGCGAAAGTTTACACACGTCCGGATGTTGCAGACTTACCGGAGGTCTTTCCTGTCATTGACCCCATTAACGGTACCTCGATTGTCCAATTCGACGTAGGCGACAAAATTCCGGTCGTTATTTTGAACCCTGGCAAGTACGAAAAGCAGATACGTGAAAAATTCCCCAATTTTGACAAGGACAAGTTATCAATAGAGGCAACTATCTTAAGCAAGGAACTGGTTCGGGTAAAAGGTGGAAACTTGTACCTGGTAAAAGTGGAACTTGACGAAGGATTGATAGCAAAAGGTTTAGTAAGTCCTGCTCTGAAAATACTAAGTGATGAGGCATACTTTGAAAAAAGAAGAAGACAGCGCGTAGTAGAACAGAAAGAACCCACAGAAAAATACCCGAAGACCATCAAAGTTGAAATCCCATCAACAACGGGATCCGAACTTCTTATATCTCTCATGACCACACTTTTAATAACGGGGGCTTTACTCATAATTATTTACCTCTTTGCCAAATAA